From the genome of Thermaerobacter marianensis DSM 12885:
GCACAGGTCCAGCACGGGACGCGCCCGGGCAGGACCCCGCGCCGTGCCAGCGAAGCCGTGTAGGGTACACTCTTGCGTGGGAAGCGAGGTGGCGGCGTGCCGGCACAAGGGAATGCCCTGTTGCAGAACCTTTTGGTCTTCGCCCTCTTCCTCGGCCTGATGTGGTTCATGCTGATCCGGCCGCAGCAACAGCAGCAGAAGCGGCGCCGGGAGATGCTGGCCCGGCTGAAGGCCGGGGACAAGGTGGTCACCATCGGCGGCATCTTCGGCACCCTGACCAAGGTGGAGGAGGACACCGTGCGGCTGCGCATCGCGGACAAGGTGGAGATCCGCCTGAGCCGCGACGCGGTGGCGCGGGTGCTGGGGCAGGACGAGTGAGGGGCCGGGCCGCAGCCCGGGGCGGCGGACGCCGTCCGGGCCGGGGAGGTCGGGACCGCGGCGGGCCGGCGCGGCCCCGATGGGTTCCGGACCGCCGCCGGGGGAGCCGTCCCGGGGGGAGGACCGGCGGATCCTGACGGGTGCCGCGGCCGGGAGAGGCCGCGGGGCCTGCCGCAGCCGCGGGGCAGCGGAAGGGGGCCTGACGGTGACGACGGTCGATCACGGCGACAGGGAGGGCGGGCGCCCCGGCGACGCCGGGCGCCCGCATCGTGCCGCCACGGGGCAGGGTGGGGCCAGGGTCGAGGCGGCGGCGCCGCTGGCGCCGGCGGTGCCCGCGCCGACGCAGGCGCCGCCGGGTCCACCAGGGCCGGCCGGCGACGAGACGGCCGGTGAGCAGCCGGCGGGGGCACCGCAGGCACCGGCCGGGCAGCCGCGGGCCGGGGGGCCGCAAACCCCGGCGGGCGGGCCACGGCTCGCCGGGCCGCCCGCAACGGCCGCACCCCCCGCGGGGCACAAGGTGGAGGCCGACCTCCCCAACCCCTACGAGGTGGCCAAGCAGGAGATCGCCCGGGCCTGCGACGCCCTGGGGCTGGATCCGGCGGTGTACCGCATCCTTGCCCGGCCCCTGCGGTTCATCGAGGTGGCGATCCCCGTCCGCATGGACGACGGCCGCACCGAGGTCTTCGTCGGGTACCGGTCCCAGCACAACGACGCCCTGGGGCCGACCAAGGGCGGCATCCGGTTCCACCCCCAGGTCACCCCGGACGAGGTCAAGGCCCTGTCCATGTGGATGACCCTCAAGTGCGCTCTGCTGGAGATCCCCTTCGGCGGCGGCAAGGGCGGCGTGGTGTGCGATCCCAAGCGCATGTCGGCGCGGGAGCTGGAGGGCCTGAGCCGCGGCTACATCCAGGCCATGGCCCAGGTGATGGGCGAGGAGAAGGACATCCCCGCCCCCGACGTCTACACCACTGCCCAGGTCATGGCCTGGATCGCCGACGAGTTCAGCCAGATCTGCCAGCGCAATGCCTTTGGCGTCGTCACCGGCAAGCCGCTGGTCATCGGCGGCTCCCTGGGCCGCCACGAGGCCACGGCCCGCGGCGCCGTGACCGTGGTACGGGAGGCGGCCCGGGCCATCGGCCTGGACATCCGCCACGCCACCGCGGCCATCCAGGGTTACGGCAACGCGGGCAGCATCGCCCACCGGTTGCTGTACGAGCTGGGCGTTCGGGTCGTGGCCGTCAGCGATTCGGGCGGGGCCATCTTCAGCGAGGCCGGCCTGAACCCCCAGGCGGTGGCCGCCCACAAGGAGGCCACGGGCAGCGTGGCCGGGTTCCCCGGCGCCCGGACCATCGGCAACGAGGACTTGCTCACCCTGCCGTGTGATATCCTTTTGCCGGCTGCCCTGGAAAACCAGATCACCGCGGCCAACGCGGGGCAGGTGCAGGCGCGGCTGGTGGGCGAGATCGCCAACGGCCCCACCACCCCGGAAGCCCATCGCATCCTGGTGGAACGGGGCGTGGTGGTGCTGCCCGACATCCTGACCAACGCGGGCGGCGTCACCGTCAGCTACTTCGAGTGGGTCCAGAACCAGTGCCACTGGTACTGGTCCGAGGAAGAGGTCAACCAGCGCCTGGAGGAGCGCATGGTCCGGGCCTTCCGCCGGGTGTGGGAGGCCGGGGAGCGGCTCGGGACCCGGGACCTGCGCCTGGCGGCCTACACCGTGGCCGTCGCGCGGGTCGCCGAGGCCATGCGGGTGCGGGGCTGGATCCACCGCACGGACAGCAGCTTCCGCTCTTGATCGGAGGAACCGGAGGACCAAGGGTGAGATGACCGACTTCGGCAAGGGAACGCAGGACGAACCGGCCGCGGCCCGGGCTCCCGCGGGCGCGGCGGATCCGGGGGGCATCGCCGCGGGCGACGGGGACGGCGGCCCGCACGGGCCGGGTTCCACCGGCGGAGTCGCCGTCGATGCCCAGGCCGGTGCGGGGGACGGCGACCCCGCGTCCCGCCCGCCGGCGGCAGGGACCGCCCCGGTTCCGGTGCCCATGGCG
Proteins encoded in this window:
- the yajC gene encoding preprotein translocase subunit YajC, whose protein sequence is MPAQGNALLQNLLVFALFLGLMWFMLIRPQQQQQKRRREMLARLKAGDKVVTIGGIFGTLTKVEEDTVRLRIADKVEIRLSRDAVARVLGQDE
- a CDS encoding Glu/Leu/Phe/Val family dehydrogenase, with protein sequence MEADLPNPYEVAKQEIARACDALGLDPAVYRILARPLRFIEVAIPVRMDDGRTEVFVGYRSQHNDALGPTKGGIRFHPQVTPDEVKALSMWMTLKCALLEIPFGGGKGGVVCDPKRMSARELEGLSRGYIQAMAQVMGEEKDIPAPDVYTTAQVMAWIADEFSQICQRNAFGVVTGKPLVIGGSLGRHEATARGAVTVVREAARAIGLDIRHATAAIQGYGNAGSIAHRLLYELGVRVVAVSDSGGAIFSEAGLNPQAVAAHKEATGSVAGFPGARTIGNEDLLTLPCDILLPAALENQITAANAGQVQARLVGEIANGPTTPEAHRILVERGVVVLPDILTNAGGVTVSYFEWVQNQCHWYWSEEEVNQRLEERMVRAFRRVWEAGERLGTRDLRLAAYTVAVARVAEAMRVRGWIHRTDSSFRS